The Tachysurus fulvidraco isolate hzauxx_2018 chromosome 10, HZAU_PFXX_2.0, whole genome shotgun sequence genome segment TGGTACAAAATATGCGTTTTTATTTCCATAGGTTTTTACTTTAGCAGAAATTTTGTCAGAATTTCTCATTTGATAAAAtaatctttgaaatatttaggaATGGAGATTGAAATGTTTCAGGATGACTAATGTGTATTTTGAAGATACTAAATTTTTCATACAGTTGATTCTCAATAAAGTCAAAACAGGGAGAAAATGTTTACCTTATTCTTAGTCTTTTTATATTCTAagcaatgtttgtgtgtgtacaatttctcacatacagtataattggTGGTATGTAAATAATTGATTTATAACATGATCTCACTGTGACTGTGATAAAGTTATTTAAGTTCtcaaaataaagaatatatttaAGGTAATCTGAGATAATAGCTtgaacatgattttttttttgtcaggtgGAAATAAAAGATATAATAACTACATCCAACGTGACGAGTTCATCAGAAACTATAATGATGGCAGGTAAACTGAAGAATGCATAACGTTTAAACCCGATATAATTTGTAAAACAAATACACTccctgagcactttattaggaacacctgtaaaccatcatgcagttatccaatcaggtATCACATGGCAGCattgcaatgcataaaatcatgcagatactgACCAGATGTTCAGATGTTCAAATCAACCATCAAAACAGTGAAAAATCTGATCTGAGTGATTTTGACCGTGGCAATGATTGTGCTTGTTTGAGCATTTTTATAATCGCTAATCTCTCAAAACAGTGTAGAGTTTGCACAGAGTGGtgcaacaaagaaaaatatttagtaagccttgttgatgagagagagatcagcggagaatggccagactggtttcagctgacagaaaggctacagtaacacagtaacaaataaaataaaactctatACAATTGTCCTGAGTAGAAAAAatatctcagaatgcacaacacttCAAACCCTGGGGTGGATGGACTAGAATGGTAGAAGACCACGTCAGGTTTCATGTCTGTGAGCCAAGTACAGAAAGCTGAGGCTGCAGTGGGCACAGGATCACCAAATCTGGATAAGTATAACCTTGTATGATGAATCTCAATTTTTGCTGAGGCACACAGATGGTAGCGTCAGCATAAATTTGGCACCAACAGGATGAATCCATAGACTCAACAGACCAGGCTAGTTGAAGTGTAATAGAGTGGAGAaggttttcttggcacactttgggcCTAGGACAAATCAATCGTTGCTTGCATGCCACAGACTATTTGAATGTAGATGCTGAGCATACGCATCTTCTAATGGAGCCAGCATGATAATGCAGCATATCATAAAGCAAAAGGTTTCTCAAACTGGTTCCacaaacatgacaatgagttcagtgttcttcagtAACCTTCCTAGTCTCCAGAGGACAGCAGAACACCTTTGGTATGTGGTGGAACGGGAGGTTCACAGCATGAAAGTTCACCCAAGAAATCTGCAGGAATTGTGTGATGTCAAACTGAATGAGAATCTCAAAGAAATATTTCCAAACATATTGTGAAATCCATGCCACGATGAATTGAGGCTACTTTTAGAGCAATTGGAGACCCTACCCAGTATTAGTGCAGTGTTCCAATAAAGTGCTCATTGAGTGTGTTATACAGTTGTGTGCAGCAGTTTACATATCGACATTATGTTTGTCTATTTTTAATGGTATCCCTAAACATAGCAATACTTTATTATACTATTTTCTTTGTATAAAATGTTGTCTGTTTAAGGTATTTCATGGAAGGCCATTAGCTTCTTGACCTATTCACAGTCAGACACCACaatgagtcacacacacacacacacacacacacacacacacacacacacacacacacacacacacacacacacacacacacacacaaatatatatgtatagattACAGAATGAAGCTTTTGCACACAATTGTACAATACATTCTGTTACATTCTAATGCATCACATGctgtcttttgttgttgttgttgttgtttgtatcAGACAAAAACATGTCAGCAGCAGTTAAATAAACTCAAACTTAAGATTTgttcttttgctcttttttagATCATGGTAAGCCTTGCACTGAATCAGATGCATCCTATTGCATGAATGGAGGAAAATGCTTCAAAATAGAGATGCAGAAAAATGCAGAGAACCCTATGTCCATGCTCACTTGTGTGTAAGTAGTAGTTTCTAGACCTTGGGTTTGCAAAAGATTTTGACCATAGGCCAAGATAAACTTCAAAGTAATAGCTAAAATGTATTAACCTCAATGGCACCTCCTAAACCCATTTCACACCACAGGGCAATCTAATCTGCTTCCATTCACAAATTACACCAATTGTCTGAGATCTATTTCAGTGATATATAGCTAGAAAGCCTAAGATATACAATATCCATGCTATTTTTGCAGCATGGTGACACAGTGGCTAAATATAACAATGGCCATAGCATtagtccatccatctattttctatACCATTTATACTACACATGGTTACAAGAAACTGGGAGTCTATCAAAGTGGACAGAGAGCACAAGGCAAGGGACTCCCTGGATGGAATGCCAAAATATTGCATggcacaattgcacacacacattcagtgatTGATATGCCAATCAGTCTACAACACAAGTATTTGGTCTGGGAGAGAAAACACCAGAGTacatggaggaaacccctgaagcacaggaagaacatgcaaatccCATTCACACTCAGTTCGGATATGCGAATCAAACCCGCATCCTCAGAactgcaaaacaaacatgctAAAAACTGTTTTTGACAGCACTTATGTTTGTGAAGTATGGTTACTTCAGTGTGCTTGCTACTGTACAAACCAAAGTATCGATCTAGGTTGGATATATATAACAGCACAGATGAAATACAAGCTTTTGAAAGACGTCATCTAGTGTGGCTTGACGTTAGCTCTtagatataatgtataaaagcaTTCTTAAATGTTTAAGAATCCATTAATGATCTCTTCCCCTCTTCATTGTAAGACAACTGAATGTAAAGTGTTGGCCTGCATTTGCAAAAACAccatatttatatgtatatatgtaggAAAGTTTTGATCCTGTGCTTAAGTTGGGGAAGCCGTGGCCTAATGtttagagtctgactcctaaccctaaggttgtgggatAAAGACTCTGATAAACTGGTCACTGAAAGTGAGCGAGGAAGAGTAATTTAGTAATTTactaattaatattataaaaaatagtaACAACTATTTTtccagaatcagctttattcacCAAGTGTTCTCACACATATGAGGAATTTGTTGCGGTGACAGAAGCTCTCCTAAACAtagtgtatacatatataaaccTAGACTAAAcggtaaaaatattaaaatataaataatatacaaggTGCAGTTGAGTCCTTTACAGATGTACCAAGTAATTATTGTATATTGCAATTGTAAATACTTTtatagaacatttaaaaaatataatatgtattaACATGGATTCTAGTAAAAGATATTACACTATAGAATCTTGCACTTTAACAGACAGGATATGTAAGGTTGAGTGTGCTAGTTGTTCAAAATAGATATGAGAAGAAACTATTCTTGGGACTAGATGCTTTAGTACATAGTGATTTATAGCATCTGCCTGATGGCAGAAGAGCAAACAGACTGTGTCCAGGGTGGGAGGGGTCTTTAGTGATGCTACCTGCCCGTTTCTTCACCCTGCAGTTGTACAAGTCCTGTAGGTTGGGCAGGAACACACCATTAATCCTCTCAGATGATTTAACAGTCCGTTGCAGCCTAATGATGTCTGATTTGGTGGCTGAACCAAACCAGACTGTAATGGGTGTACACAGGACAGACTCAATCAAAGCTGTGATTTCTCTGCAACAATTAAACATAATTACTAATTGAATTATCTCATTATCTAATACCTCATCACAGGTTCTTTGCTATATTTTATACAACCCACTGTTCTTCACATAAAGACGACATCATACACACTTCATTACATCTTATGTAACATctactgtgtaacagttttttacctttatgtaCAAATTCTATTGCTGTCACTCATACAGTATGAGCTAATTAGATCTCTTTTCCTTGCAGATGCAATAACAACTATGTAGGTAGCAGGTGTGAGCAGTTTCAACTGGAGATCATGTCAGACAACAGTCATGAGACAGGCATGATCGCTGCAATagtcatcctcctcatcctcatcctgcTGGTGCTGGCTGTTGTCATCTACTGCATCTGCAAGTGAGCATCAACCAAAATGTCACTACTGAAGttcttaaaataattaaaaatgccAAAGTCATTACTCACATATGTTTCGTTATTATAGTTTGCATTGTGTAATCATATTAAAACTGTCAGatgtgtttaaatgaacatcttGCTGGTGCAGAACACCTCTTAGCATGTTTGCATAAGTTCTGTTTCTAAATCTGGCTTTTACAAAAGCCCTAAATTAATTCAGGATATCTTTTTCCTTTCAGAGTGCGAAGGAAAGCACCAATAGGTAAAAAGGACGTATCAAAATCCCCGAATGGAGCAATATGACTGAATGCAATGAATGATATAAATCGACATCAAAGgcattgtgttttttaatactttctttatatttaaatgaacacatGTAAATAGTTATTTTCCAATACATTTTTTCCCAAAAAGAATTTGTGTCAAATGAACTTTATATTCCAGATTAGGAAAATGTTagaataatgtaatatatttaaaaaataatgttattattcttGTCGGTTTGAACCTACTGGCAATATAAAACTCTGTGGAAAATGTCTTCTTCAACAAATTCTTCAAATTTACGCACATataggcaaaaataaaaaaggttcatTCTTATACAGACTCAGACCAAACCATGTAATACATTTTGTACTCTACTCTTCATTCTGACAGTTAAAAGAAATCAAATACTCTATGAATGTAATGATTTAAAACAGTCTgtacagtttcttttttttttaatcatgtcaAGAAAATAAAGTTCTAGCAGTATtaatatacacatgtttatTCCTGGTTATTTgagtaaaataaagataatgCATATTAACAAGCTCGGATGAGATTAAAGAGGTTGTTTCTTTCCCAATCTTAAAACAATACTAGAATATCTATGGCcataataaaagtttataataagATTTTGCCTTAGATTAGTTTCTTGGGtttgttaatatattatataacattctatattattaaatattatatatttaataatatatatttaataatatattattatataggaCTACTGTAACATTTGTGCAGTTatgttagtaatgttagtaACATATGCAGAGTGGAGACCAAAAGTCTGAGAGCACAATTGAAAATTCATATTCACTTAATGTCACGGTTTTCTTAGTATTTGGTAAATCCTCCATTTTTGATTTAATGACAGTTTGCATGAATTTCACAAGTTAGTGTGAAACATTATGATTCGTTGTAGATCAAATCCCTCAGTGACTTTTCAGCACATACATTAATCGAAGAGATTATACATgaactatattttttatatatattatattttgagTATAcgttttttttcaaatatttcaacatttttaattttaaaaccttctatttataattttaaaagaaaaataatcccAGATGTTCGGTGTGGATCCAGAATTTTGGACCATGGTGTAcatgtaaagtaaataataatctctttaattaaaaaaaaaagttctgaacCTGTTACCAAGATTCAGGAGCAGAGTCTCCCTCTAGTGgggtcattaacacacaccagtTTAGAGGACATTTAGGACCTCATTTCATACTATGAATGCTATTCTTTCTTACGAgataaacataaacagagaaTGTAACAAACATTtagcatttaattatttatacaatttGATATACAATTCATATAAAAAGATTAATGTCTCACAATACAAAGAAATGGCAATGTGTGATTTACATTGTGTGTACACTTCACTCATTCATTGCTTAACACTGTAAACAAAGTGCACAAGGCAGCATTATGATATGAAATCTATAACAGATGTAAATAACTTATAATCCTACCCTGATACTCCCTCTTTAACTGTCTCTGGCTTTCTCAAACTCATGTGCAATCTTCAGTGCAGTTTTACAGAGTCCTACAGACTGCATATTTGTCATGATAGCCACTACCACCCCCTGAGGGGGAGTCGCTTTCTGTCCTGGAGCCTTCAGTCTCTCACTGGGTAACACCAATAACACGCTACTTGCCCCTACAGCGCCTCCCGTGTGTGAGACGTAGTGCCTGCGCATGCGACACTGCCCGTACCTCTGCAGCTTTTCCACCACCGCCCAGCCCTGAGCATAACGGCCATCTTTATCCCATGAAACCTCGGTTTTATCCACAGGAGCCCATAGTGCTTTGGCCGTGACGGGTTTGAGGAAGCCTGGCAGGAGGCCGCTTGTGTCCGTCATGTCCACTAGCTGATAGCTGTAGAGCATGGCATTACCAAAAAGCAGCAGATCACCAACCGTGGACAGAAATCCTCCTCCAGCCCACTTATAAGAGTTGTCCACATAGGGGCAGTTCACAATGCGCCCCTTTTTATTCCAATGGTAATACCTGCCGGAgggtataaataataaatacaagcaAATAAAATGGGGCCATAGCAACCACTTTGACAGGTAGTATAGATGGAATTAGCTACATGACTGACATCAATTCCTAAATTTGCAATTACCACTTACCTAATAAATTCACAGATTTAAAGCAAATACTTAAATATTTGCTGAACTCTAGCTTGAGGTCACACTCAAACAGACTCAGAGACAGTTTCTACCCCAGAGCCTTTAGAGTACTGAACACCAAAAAACACCGTCACTGAATGTGACTACACACACTAACGTCTACATATTCCATAGACTCCTAcctcatatatatttataaccaaACACAAATCTGTACAGAAGACATTGAATGTGCTGTTTACTATTTCAACtaaataattttgtattatatcacTAATGTTAgtttatattcttttatatttgtgtatacttttttccttttttaccaTTTCATGCACCATAAGGACTAACACTTATTTTCATTGTACCCCCTgcaatgagaataaaaaaatctatctatctatctgtctatctgtctgtctgtctgtctgggtcctttatttgttgtttttttctagtTGGAAATGAAGAGTTATGACCTTTTCCAAATCATGCTGAGACTTACAACACAGAAGCTAATTATTAAACATGAGATATATAATCCGAAGTTTAACCCCAGATTCCGTCTTAAGGAGGAACCCCAGATTACCTGGAGCGGTTGTAGATAATGGGGTCGTTCTCGTCTGGCACGGTGTTAAGCATGCCTAATTCGCGGAACATGTTCATCATGAGGTCCAGGAAGCGCTGACCTGCTGCTCTCTCCAGCACAGCGCTCAGCAAAGTAAACGCATGAGTAGAGTATAAGAATGTAGTGcctacagaaaacaaacaacaagtTCATATATTACATGTGGTTTTATATATTACCTGTAGTTAGACTAGAAAATCAAAGCAAGCCATATGTACCTGTAGCTTTTCCAGTGACAGCCACGGAGGCTCGAATTGGTTATGAGGTGTAAGGTTAATGTGCTAAACTCTAAGCCAACGTGCTAGATGTTCTCACAGTTTTTCGGAAATTTAAATAACGGTTGCACAATGTTGCCCAATAGTATGGCACCCAAATATTGGTATGATTTATTGGGCaattattttaacaatttatttgttATCATTATTCTCAAAACATCAGAAGTTGAACAGTTTCCAAAGAAAAAGTTTGTAAAGCAGGatgcattaataaaataaaactaaaatagtAATTGCAGTACTTCTTTATGAATTATCCACAGAGACCAAATCCAATGACGTCacaaatacttcattttgtAGCGAGTGCTCACCTGGCTCGAAAATAAGTGGATCATCCTTAAAGAGGTCTAAGGCCTGGATAACACTGTCAAAGCCGTCTTTGAGGTAGTACTCCTCCTTCTCAaactctttcttctttttactATGCTTTGCatctttgctttttgttttgttattctgtTGTGTGGATTTTTCTTCGGTCTCGTCAGAacttttttcgtcttcttttttctctggcGGTTTCTGTAGACGTTTTGCTTTTTCGTCCCTCACTTTCTTGGAGTCTTTTTCGTAGTGACGGATACCACTCAGGTGAGACAGCAGCAGTCGTGGGGTTATCGTTATCTGGTTTAAGCAAACACCAAATCAATTGatcttgttaaaataaatgcatttatcctttttaaatgcatttagcACAAACCCGAAAGCAATAATAATCAGTAATGGCGTGGTGTGCTGAGGTACGATCCATTACCAAGGACAAAATGCTATAAGTCTTTAACTCCTCTCATACCACAACAATGTGGCAATTTTATaataactaaagaaaaaaaacccatacattttatttaatagtcCACAAAAGAAAGTTGGATCTCAACGAATTTGCAATTTTAGATTCTGACTTTAGAAACAAATTCCAGTTATTTTTTACAAGtaattcaaaattcaaaaacCTGTAATTCGAAAATTGAAGGTGTAAGACGGAACTAGTAAGTCGAAATTTAGATTAAGACGGAAGTTGGAATTCGTTGGAATTTTTTATCGGGACACATAACATTAAGCTCAGCAGTCGGAACTCTGAAGTCGGAACTCGGAAGACTCACAGTTCCTGGGATTCCACATTTTTGTTAAACCCATAGTTTCTATTTCCCTATCTGTCAGGCTTAGTATTGATCACTGAGGGTCGTCATGATCTACGGCTGGATAACCTGAGCCGTACATGTTAAGAaaatgagatcagacactggacAGAGACTAGAccataaaatatttgtttttatgttttggaGAAAACACAGCctttgactgttacaaagcgcagacactggagactcctttaaaATTGCTGAATACCCAGAAAGCTTCACCAAACCAGCTGTTAAAACATTTTCTGCCTTAAACACCCAATGTCTTTAAGAGCTCTTTACATGGATCAATGGATTTGACCAATCAAAAtcaagtaaatatatatatatatatgtatatatttattcaaaatattttttacatttttaaaagttgtATCTTACATTCTTTCCCTCGAACTGTTTGTCAGGAAACTCAGGCACATATTTTTGAACCGGAGCATCTAGATCAAGCTTCCCATTCTCCCACACTCGAGCAACAGCAGCTGCAGTCAGAGATTTACTGATGCTAGCAATCCTCATCACAGTGCTCCCATCACAAGGCACTCTGTTTTCCAAGTCAGCATACCCTATGCCTGGGGAAAAACATCTATATCAGATGTAATAACCTGAACAGAAGGTGATGAAGCACTGATACAGCTACATACCTTCACTCCACACTTGAGTACCATCTACAGAAACTCCAATGACCAGGCCAGGGGCTCCAACTTCATCCTGTTAGCAAACAGCACACTGTTGTGTTAAAAAGTTAATAATTACTGCAAAAGGAAAGAGTGCACAATAATTTTGACAACATTTTTCAACATAGTTTCACTTGCAAATAAGTAACTACTCACATCGCTCATTTAAACGAGGGGATCTGACTgggggagtgtgtgtacatttcctTACCATGTCATTGCttcacaggctttttttttaatggcaacAGGGCAGCACAAAAAAGGGTTACGTAAGAgctgaacattacactgaatACATTCTCTATCAATTAAGTTAACTTTATGGAGCTTATGAGACATTCAGCtcagggtttttcttttttaaaggaaCCTgagcaaacaattttttttatggaggagaaaaaaaaatccagtttatTCTTAACAGCTGCTAAAGTTGTTGTTAGGGGCAATCATTTATCAAAAATAATTTGTTCTTTAACTATTTTTCTCTActggtttaattttattttttgcacagaaacttttttgtctgtattttgaTGTCCATGTCAATTCAGTGCTCAAAACGTTAAAAGGATAATTCACCTCGAAATGAAAATTTACTAAACCTTATGCCATTTCAAACCCAAACACCTGTAACCTGTAACCTTTCATAATATAAAAGAAGAAATTTCCAATTCCACTCTCTATTTATATTCCGTGAAATGTCAGAAGATAGTGAGCTTTAAACAAGCTTTAAAAGGTGCACCACCATTTTATAAAGGCACCATAAAAACCTGTGTACACATTCTTCAGAAATCTCCTTATGTCTTTCCCTGAAAACATAAAATCGTTCAGGTTTGGAAGGTTACTATTCACTAGCTCTATGCACAATAATCATAAGCTGAAAGGCTTcaattatttattgtaatgCACAGTGGTATTGTagagcctagtggttaaggtgttgggctagtaatcggaaggttgtgagttcgatcccaggtccaccaagatgccccttttgggcccctgaggaaggcccttaactctcaatggctcaattgtataaaaaaaaaacacacgaaaAATTAGATAATGAAAAACGAGATTAAAAAAAcgagataataataaaaaagagagataataaaggggggggggatgagataatgtaagtcgctctggataagggcgtctgccaaatgctgtacatgtagTCATTTATATAATTTGGCTATAGTTGGGCAGATTAATATAGTAAAGTTAGCGTGATGATACCTTTACCTTTATCCTCTGAAGGAGGTCTCGGCTGATTTCTTTGGCTGTTCTGTAGTTACTGTAAGAGTTTACTGTATCCTCACACTCACAACGCTCACGATTATAAACGTGATATTTCAGCCCTAAAGCTAACAGAACCCCTGTCCCGATGCCTAATGCCCAAATATGTCGTTTTCCGCCATTATTCGTGTGTAAAATCCTCCGTGTTAGTGTCAGGGTCCTGTGTGGACTGTGCTGCTGTGGACTGTGCTGCTGAACCCGAGACCAGCAGGAGAAGGAAGAGCCTCGGCTCTGTTTACACCGGGATAAACTTAACAACCGGGACATTTCTATACATgtgcagtaataataataataataataataataataataataataataataaaggttatACTCTGTTTACGAATAAGTCAACATAAATATTCACAACAAAGAAGATACATGAAGCTAGCTACAATAACGGGTGCCGAAATGGATTATGGGATATTGAGAATGATTAGAATGAGAATAGTGTAAAAGTCACCGcaaataaatgcatatatatTACGATTGGAATATTTATTAAGAATAAAACATATGGTTTTTCAGTATAgaagtcataataataatcattattatttcacgTTTAATTAAAACGTTATATTCCCACACACTAACGGGATCTTTTACTTTGAAAAACATCGCGATTCAAAATACAGTAAGAATTTACGTTTACAAGCTTAAAGAAACAGGGATAGCTAAAGTTAGCTCAgtgatgacagacagacagacagacagacagacagacagacagacagacagataaccTCAGAGCCCCTGAAATAACAATTCTagctttgtgtattttttcctATATAAAACGAAATAATTATATTGATACAAAGGTTGAGTATACAATGTCTTTGACTCATGGAATGATTGATTAAAAGCCAAATTCACGGATTGATTAAAGCTCCAAAGTCAGCCAAACTGCCCTGATTCTGCTTCCTCCTTCTCTGGCACTGCTGACTGTAACTGcttgtgttatttattagcTAACAGAGATCTTTTTAATAATGTGCTTGTGTAACCATCTAATGTATAATGCATGTCTGTAGTTGTGTTCTGGAGACAGATTTAATCAcaagttaaaatattttaactgtCCAAGTTgcacatgtttatttaatgctgATATCCACAATGTGATTCGCATGATTTTCCATGATGAGTATAATCCCATTTTTCATAATGATATTACAACACACAACCCAgttgtatataataattataattaaaaaaaaggtgcacACTTCCTTACTGGTTATGCTTTATAGGTCTGTGTTAGTCCTACGTTGAACCCCTTTACACTGATGGACAAGAAAGGCTGACAAATTCCACACAGCAACAGAACAGCTACTTTAATAGCTGTGTGAGAGACATGCATCTACTGTATACTGTCTATGTACTACTAACTACCTCTTACACGCACCAGTTAATCATCCTTGTTGTGTTACAAATACACGGTCATTTTAGAAAGGCTAAAGCCGAATTTTCAGTTGTTGGCAACAATACTAAAAGCTAAGCTTTCAAAATGAATAAACCACAAAGTGGAAGACAGAAGTTATTTACATCTGTGCAATGTACACTGAAAGGCAATGAGGAAAAGAGATTGTGTTACCTCAGACACATTTGAAtgttaaaatatatgtaaataaagacCCCAGGCTTTAGAAAATCTAAAAttgtgtagttttatttatatttagctttGTACATTTTAGATATgacacacatttaatacatcTATATTTAAAATGGCTTTCGAAATGGATGAGGCACAACCAAATG includes the following:
- the LOC113660214 gene encoding pro-neuregulin-4, membrane-bound isoform translates to MMADHGKPCTESDASYCMNGGKCFKIEMQKNAENPMSMLTCVCNNNYVGSRCEQFQLEIMSDNSHETGMIAAIVILLILILLVLAVVIYCICKVRRKAPIGKKDVSKSPNGAI
- the lactb gene encoding serine beta-lactamase-like protein LACTB, mitochondrial isoform X1, producing MSRLLSLSRCKQSRGSSFSCWSRVQQHSPQQHSPHRTLTLTRRILHTNNGGKRHIWALGIGTGVLLALGLKYHVYNRERCECEDTVNSYSNYRTAKEISRDLLQRIKVKDEVGAPGLVIGVSVDGTQVWSEGIGYADLENRVPCDGSTVMRIASISKSLTAAAVARVWENGKLDLDAPVQKYVPEFPDKQFEGKNITITPRLLLSHLSGIRHYEKDSKKVRDEKAKRLQKPPEKKEDEKSSDETEEKSTQQNNKTKSKDAKHSKKKKEFEKEEYYLKDGFDSVIQALDLFKDDPLIFEPGTTFLYSTHAFTLLSAVLERAAGQRFLDLMMNMFRELGMLNTVPDENDPIIYNRSRYYHWNKKGRIVNCPYVDNSYKWAGGGFLSTVGDLLLFGNAMLYSYQLVDMTDTSGLLPGFLKPVTAKALWAPVDKTEVSWDKDGRYAQGWAVVEKLQRYGQCRMRRHYVSHTGGAVGASSVLLVLPSERLKAPGQKATPPQGVVVAIMTNMQSVGLCKTALKIAHEFEKARDS
- the lactb gene encoding serine beta-lactamase-like protein LACTB, mitochondrial isoform X2 gives rise to the protein MSRLLSLSRCKQSRGSSFSCWSRVQQHSPQQHSPHRTLTLTRRILHTNNGGKRHIWALGIGTGVLLALGLKYHVYNRERCECEDTVNSYSNYRTAKEISRDLLQRIKDEVGAPGLVIGVSVDGTQVWSEGIGYADLENRVPCDGSTVMRIASISKSLTAAAVARVWENGKLDLDAPVQKYVPEFPDKQFEGKNITITPRLLLSHLSGIRHYEKDSKKVRDEKAKRLQKPPEKKEDEKSSDETEEKSTQQNNKTKSKDAKHSKKKKEFEKEEYYLKDGFDSVIQALDLFKDDPLIFEPGTTFLYSTHAFTLLSAVLERAAGQRFLDLMMNMFRELGMLNTVPDENDPIIYNRSRYYHWNKKGRIVNCPYVDNSYKWAGGGFLSTVGDLLLFGNAMLYSYQLVDMTDTSGLLPGFLKPVTAKALWAPVDKTEVSWDKDGRYAQGWAVVEKLQRYGQCRMRRHYVSHTGGAVGASSVLLVLPSERLKAPGQKATPPQGVVVAIMTNMQSVGLCKTALKIAHEFEKARDS